The sequence below is a genomic window from Flavobacterium lipolyticum.
GCAGTTTACACCAGAAAAATAGCTTTAGAAGAAGCAATTTTTGTTGGGAATTCAGCAGGAGCCTGTATAAAAGGGTTGTTACAGTTAAAAGAGCATTTCAAGCCGGATGACGTTGTAGTAGTGTTATTTCATGACTCAGGAAGCCGTTATGTAGGTAAGATGTTTAATGACGACTGGATGCGCGAACGCGGTTTCCTGGAAGAAAATGTAACAAAAGCAGAAGACGTTATTAAAGATCATATCGATAAACAATTAATTGTCGTTCGTACCGAAGAATTAGTTTCTCATGCCATCGAACGTATGCGTAAGTATAAAATTTCGCAAATTCCGGTGGTAGATATTAATGGATTTGTTGGATCTGTTGACGAAACGGATTTATTCAGAAGTTACGTTGCCGATAAAAACGTTGCCGAAAAACCGATTAAAGAAGTAATGGGGAAACCTTTTCCAATCGTAAAATTAGGAACTCCAATTGAAGAAGTTTCTAAGTTGTTCACAAAAGAAAATGATGCCGTTTTAGTAGATCTTGAAAACGGTAGTCATCATATTATTACAAAATATGATATCATTGGGTCAATAAAATAAGATCCTTTTTACACATTTTTAAATCCATACATCTAGTTTTAAGTAATTAGATGTATGGATTTTTTGTATAAATGTAAATCAGGTTAGGTTTTGTAGTATGGATTTTAAGTAGATGAAAAAATAATTTTTGTAAGAATATTAGTAAAATTTATTAATTTAGGACTGTGTAATCATTGTATATGCCTGAATTATGAAAGAAGATTTTCTTCATTACCTCTGGAGATTCAAAAAGTTTGAAACTCTAGATCTTAGAACTACTCAGAATGAACCGCTCATCATTATTAAAACGGGTGATTATCTGGAACTTTCCGGGCCGGATTTCTTTAATGCTCAAATTAAAATAGGAGATCAAAAATGGGCAGGTAATATCGAAATACATCTCAAGTCTTCAGATTGGTATGTACACGCTCACGAAAAAGATACCGCTTATGACAATGTAATTCTGCATGTGGTATGGGAACACGATACAGAGATTTTTAGAAAGAATAATACCGAGATTCCGGTTCTGGTTTTAAAAGAGTATACTTCTAAAGAAATACTCACTAATTATCACGCTCTTGTAGCGCCAAAATCATGGATATTCTGCGAAAAAAGCATCACTGAAATTGAGGAGTTTGTTTTTAAAAACTGGCAGGAAAGACTATTCTTTGAGCGTTTAGAGCGTAAGGCAATATTTATTTATGATTTGTTAAAGGAGAATCAGCAGGACTGGGAAGCGGTTTTATTCTCGTTATTTGCGAGGAATTTTGGATTGAATACCAATGGAATTTCTTTTCTGCAAATGGCAAAATCCCTTCCGTTTTCAATTGTTAGAAAGGAAAGCTTTGAAGTTGAAAATCTCGAAGCGTTGTTTTTTGGCACCATTGGATTGCTGGACTCTGAGAAAGAAGATGTGTATTTCACCGACTTAAAAATGAGGTATTATTATCTGTTGAACAAATACCAGTTAAAAAGGCATCCTATAGATCCAATTCAGTTTTATAAGCATCGCCCGGATAATTTTCCAACCATTCGACTCTCACAACTTGCTAATTTATATCAAAAACAAAACCTGTTTTCAAAAATAATTGCTGTAAAATCAGTTGAGGAAGTACGTAAGCTGTTAATAGTATCGGCAAGTACGTATTGGCAGAACCATTATCAGTTTGATAAAGAAAGTTCAAAGAAACCAAAGGCTTTGTCTCACGCATTTATAGATTTACTCATTATAAATACGATTCTCCCGCTTCAGTTTGCCTATGCGGCTACAAGAGATGAATCAATTTCTGAGGAGTTAATTTCTTTTATGAATCAGGTAGCACCAGAGAGCAATGCGATTATTAGTAAATTTGAGTCCTTTGGAGTAAAAGCTAAAAATGCTTTTGAAACTCAGGCGCTTTTAGAACTTAAAAAAGAATATTGCAATCAGAAAGCCTGTTTAAGATGTGCATTAGGAATAGAATTGCTTAAGAATAATTAGATAATTAGACAATTAGATAATGAGGGACTGTGATAATTTTTATTGTAGGGGAATGTTCACTTCAAAAATCTACAATCTGTAATTAGAAAATGAGACAATGTGATAATTTTGTACTTTTGTAGAAAGAGACAAATTAAAAATCTAGAATCTGAAATCTATAATCTAAAATCAATAAAATGTCGGCTATTTTAAAACTTAAATTCTTTTTTGAAAAATATGGTTTTCACGTATCTTCAAGATTAGCGGATAAACTTGGGATGCGCGTGACAAGTGTGAGATTGTTTTTTATTTACATTTCATTTGTTACCGCCGGGCTTGGATTCGGAATTTACCTTACTTTGGCTTTTTGGATTCGTTTAAAAGATCTGATTCGTGCCAAACGAACTTCGGTATTTGATTTATAAAAAAAAGCTCCAAATTTTATTTGGAGCTTTTTTTAGTTTTTTATTCTTCGATTTCGTTATTGTTAAGTCTTGATCTTTTCTTACTGTATCCGAAATAAACCAAAATACCGATAGCTAACCATCCTAGTGAAAGAAATTGAGCATCGTGGCTTAAATTGATCATTAAATAGGTGTTGATTGCA
It includes:
- a CDS encoding PspC family transcriptional regulator, which gives rise to MSAILKLKFFFEKYGFHVSSRLADKLGMRVTSVRLFFIYISFVTAGLGFGIYLTLAFWIRLKDLIRAKRTSVFDL
- a CDS encoding DUF2851 family protein; the protein is MKEDFLHYLWRFKKFETLDLRTTQNEPLIIIKTGDYLELSGPDFFNAQIKIGDQKWAGNIEIHLKSSDWYVHAHEKDTAYDNVILHVVWEHDTEIFRKNNTEIPVLVLKEYTSKEILTNYHALVAPKSWIFCEKSITEIEEFVFKNWQERLFFERLERKAIFIYDLLKENQQDWEAVLFSLFARNFGLNTNGISFLQMAKSLPFSIVRKESFEVENLEALFFGTIGLLDSEKEDVYFTDLKMRYYYLLNKYQLKRHPIDPIQFYKHRPDNFPTIRLSQLANLYQKQNLFSKIIAVKSVEEVRKLLIVSASTYWQNHYQFDKESSKKPKALSHAFIDLLIINTILPLQFAYAATRDESISEELISFMNQVAPESNAIISKFESFGVKAKNAFETQALLELKKEYCNQKACLRCALGIELLKNN